In Epinephelus lanceolatus isolate andai-2023 chromosome 7, ASM4190304v1, whole genome shotgun sequence, the genomic stretch TGTAAACGTGAGCGTGTTAAGTGACGTTAGATGCAATGTCAGTGGCGTAACGTTACTTCTATGTTTTAGGGAGGTAGTTTATAGAGAAACTACACGTTTTCCATGCACTCATCGGGATAGTTGAAGTTCACATTGACGGTTAGAGAGGAGCGTTATAACTTGCAACTAGCTTGCAGGAGTCACGTTGTTAGCTGTTCAGAGAGTGATATTCGTCAAACAACTTAATGTTTTTAACCTGAAACTGTTGCTGTCAACTTGTTAATAGTCCCTGTTGCTCCATTGTCCACAGCATCATGAAGCTGAATCCATTTGTCACATCCTCCCGCCGCAAGAACCGCAAGAGGCATTTCAATGCCCCCTCACACATCAGGAGGAAGATCATGTCTTCCCCTCTGTCCAAGGAGCTCCGTCAGAAGTACAATGTGAGGTCCATGCCCATCCGCAAAGATGATGAAGTCCAGGTAAGGTTGCTTGAATTGCTGACATTAGTCACCATCAGCTTAAAAGGTGTAAGCTGCACTAGCTTGACTTGCCTGCGTTGTTTACAAACAGGTTGTCCGTGGACACTACAAAGGCCAGCAGATCGGCAAGGTCGTGCAGGTCTACAGGAAAAAGTACGTCATCTACATTGAGCGCGTGCAGAGAGAGAAGGCCAACGGAACCACAGTCCATGTCGGCATCCACCCCAGCAAGGTGAGACACAGTTTTATAGGTTCTCAAATTGGTGTGCCTGCCTCAGTAGAGATGAGAAAGTAGTGtaaaaatgttatattgttaGGCACTGTAGGTTACACTGGGAAACCTACTGAATATTAACGTGTGTGTCAGGACTCACACTAGAG encodes the following:
- the rpl26 gene encoding 60S ribosomal protein L26, which produces MKLNPFVTSSRRKNRKRHFNAPSHIRRKIMSSPLSKELRQKYNVRSMPIRKDDEVQVVRGHYKGQQIGKVVQVYRKKYVIYIERVQREKANGTTVHVGIHPSKVVITRLKLDKDRKKILERKAKSRADGKEKGKYKEETIEKMQE